One region of Solea senegalensis isolate Sse05_10M linkage group LG14, IFAPA_SoseM_1, whole genome shotgun sequence genomic DNA includes:
- the LOC122781131 gene encoding gamma-interferon-inducible lysosomal thiol reductase-like, whose product MKLSVLLPVFLFLCIDSRGSGMSHPKPACRYPPSQWCRSLEIAIECKVQKQCMEVNATRPKQDVPPVSVTLYYESLCPACRVFITQQLFPTWTMLQDIMSVTLVPYGNAKEIPSGNSPFTCQHGEPECRGNIIEACIIHLTRHSALHIIYCMESAANVLSAAQSCLQLYAPSVSWSSVDSCVTNGLGDRLMHANAAMTRALKPPHTHVPWVTFNGEYTEENEDMAMSSLFHLICQLYKGVKPPACNGARVRLDRSFC is encoded by the exons ATGAAGTTGTCAGTGCTTCTGcctgtgtttttattcctctgcattGACAGCAGAGGTTCTGGGATGTCTCACCCCAAACCTGCCTGCCGTTATCCTCCATCTCAGTGGTGTCGATCACTGGAGATAGCGATTGAGTGTAAg gttCAGAAGCAGTGTATGGAGGTGAATGCTACCAGACCAAAGCAAGACGTCCCTCCTGTATCTGTGACTCTGTACTACGAGAGTTTGTGTCCAGCCTGCAGAGTcttcatcacacagcagctaTTCCCCACCTGGACGATGCTGCAGGACATCATGTCGGTCACTCTGGTGCCCTACGGAAACGCTAAG GAGATTCCATCAGGAAATTCTCCTTTCACTTGTCAACATGGAGAACCAGAATGCAGAGGAAACATAATTGAG GCTTGTATCATCCACTTAACAAGACATTCGGCGCTTCACATCATCTATTGCATGGAGTCTGCTGCAAATGTCCTCAGTGCTGCACAGTCT TGCCTCCAGCTTTACGCTCCCTCCGTCTCCTGGTCAAGTGTGGACTCCTGCGTGACAAACGGACTGGGAGACCGGCTGATGCACGCCAATGCTGCCATGACACGAGCTCTGAAACCACCTCACACTCACGTCCCCTGGGTCACTTTCAATGGG GAATACACGGAGGAGAATGAGGACATGGCGATGTCGTCCCTTTTCCACTTGATCTGTCAACTTTACAAG GGGGTGAAGCCTCCGGCCTGCAATGGAGCCCGGGTCAGACTAGATCGAAGTTTCTGCTGA